In Helicobacter mastomyrinus, a single genomic region encodes these proteins:
- a CDS encoding plasminogen-binding protein yields MFASSIWLIFGCSSKKHFEPNAIQGDMRFEGKLSAPLKSATRVGAVLKDNTLLSFADGLTPIVLESNYKFLAQNKNTFVLQKQCKDILIMDSQNILHTIPFDTCVLSADFKDNKLAMVLLDNTLMYYDVPTQKEIFSQKYPAVIAINAYLASPQITDSQVFFPDLEGKVLVYDKAQNKIIKDILISSDKFFNNVIYMYIHNQYLLAATARRVSVIINDKSFKYDVDLRDVLFFNNKIYVLSIEGEIVELDHTLKVLRKVRLPFAVLSGIIITNNTLYTLEKGGYLIALNLDDFVPMVYKSHLSKKKNLFYNRDTFFYDKVYKRFE; encoded by the coding sequence GTGTTTGCAAGTAGTATATGGCTTATCTTTGGATGTAGCTCTAAAAAGCATTTTGAGCCTAATGCTATACAGGGTGATATGCGATTTGAAGGCAAGTTAAGTGCGCCGCTAAAGAGTGCTACGCGTGTGGGTGCTGTGCTTAAAGATAATACATTGCTTAGCTTTGCAGATGGGCTAACACCTATTGTTTTAGAATCTAATTATAAATTTCTTGCGCAAAATAAAAATACTTTCGTGCTGCAAAAGCAGTGTAAAGATATATTGATAATGGATTCTCAAAATATATTACATACTATCCCCTTTGATACTTGCGTGCTTTCTGCTGATTTTAAGGACAATAAACTCGCTATGGTGCTACTTGATAATACGCTTATGTATTATGATGTGCCTACACAAAAAGAGATTTTCTCGCAAAAGTATCCTGCAGTCATCGCCATTAATGCCTATTTGGCTTCACCGCAAATCACGGATAGTCAAGTGTTTTTCCCTGATTTAGAGGGAAAGGTGCTTGTATATGATAAGGCGCAAAATAAGATTATTAAAGATATTTTAATAAGCAGTGATAAGTTTTTTAATAATGTGATTTATATGTATATACACAATCAATATTTGCTTGCAGCTACGGCTAGACGCGTGAGTGTGATTATTAATGATAAAAGCTTTAAGTATGATGTGGATTTACGCGATGTGTTGTTTTTTAATAACAAAATTTATGTGTTGAGCATTGAAGGAGAGATTGTCGAGCTAGATCATACGCTTAAAGTGCTGCGCAAGGTGCGTTTGCCCTTTGCGGTATTAAGCGGTATAATTATCACCAATAATACACTTTATACGCTTGAAAAGGGTGGGTATCTCATCGCTCTTAATCTTGATGATTTTGTTCCTATGGTGTATAAAAGCCATCTCTCTAAGAAAAAGAATCTTTTCTACAATCGCGATACTTTCTTTTATGACAAGGTTTATAAAAGGTTTGAGTAA
- the dut gene encoding dUTP diphosphatase: MKRTRLKIKKLHFNAIIPSYQTPQSAGFDLHALESCVLKAGERILVGTGLAFEVDSGFEIQVRPRSGLALKNGISVLNTPGTIDSDYRGEIKVILINHSREDFHIKEGDRIAQAVINEVIYADFEEAEELSESVRGEGSFGSSGVAKDK, from the coding sequence ATGAAGCGCACACGACTTAAGATTAAAAAGCTCCATTTTAATGCAATTATCCCATCGTATCAAACGCCACAGTCAGCGGGATTTGATCTACACGCTTTAGAATCTTGTGTGCTAAAAGCCGGAGAGCGCATACTTGTAGGTACAGGATTAGCCTTTGAGGTGGATTCTGGCTTTGAGATTCAGGTGCGCCCAAGGAGTGGTTTGGCACTTAAAAATGGCATTAGTGTGCTCAATACGCCCGGCACGATTGATAGCGATTATCGTGGGGAAATCAAAGTCATTCTTATCAACCATTCGCGTGAGGATTTTCATATCAAGGAGGGCGATAGAATCGCTCAAGCAGTAATCAATGAAGTGATATATGCAGATTTTGAAGAGGCAGAAGAATTAAGTGAGAGTGTGCGAGGGGAAGGTTCATTTGGCTCTTCGGGTGTGGCTAAAGATAAATAA
- the greA gene encoding transcription elongation factor GreA, which translates to MAVEPMTNYGYEKLCAELKNLKEVERPRIIVEIDVARSHGDLKENAEYHAAREKQAFIEARINELGLMLANAQVIDPASLPHDKVSFGSSVKILNLDTEKEFIYTLVGSMESNPSKGLISVSSPIAKALMGKKQGDEVSIMLPNGENEFEILEVFYKDIVFGE; encoded by the coding sequence ATGGCAGTAGAACCAATGACAAATTACGGCTATGAGAAGCTTTGCGCGGAATTAAAGAATCTCAAAGAAGTGGAGCGCCCACGTATTATTGTAGAAATTGATGTGGCACGCTCACACGGAGATTTGAAAGAAAATGCAGAATACCACGCCGCACGTGAGAAACAAGCTTTTATTGAAGCGCGTATCAATGAATTAGGGCTTATGCTTGCAAATGCACAAGTGATTGACCCTGCGAGTTTGCCTCACGATAAGGTGAGTTTTGGCTCAAGTGTGAAAATACTCAATCTTGATACGGAAAAGGAATTTATCTATACGCTTGTGGGCTCTATGGAGAGTAATCCCTCTAAGGGACTTATCTCGGTTTCTTCGCCTATTGCTAAAGCACTAATGGGGAAAAAGCAAGGCGATGAAGTGAGTATTATGCTGCCTAATGGAGAGAATGAGTTTGAAATCTTAGAAGTCTTTTATAAAGACATTGTGTTTGGGGAATAA
- a CDS encoding HAD family hydrolase, with translation MLLENLGVWKYFDGIVGIESVKYPKPHAEPILKALDLLQAQQKGISKNRIYMVGDTMLDIQAAQNAGIKAVGVLCGFGIEADMRASNVPLYANPLMAVDYIAQKCSI, from the coding sequence ATTTTATTAGAAAATCTTGGTGTATGGAAATATTTTGATGGGATTGTAGGTATTGAATCTGTTAAATACCCTAAGCCCCACGCAGAACCGATTCTAAAGGCACTTGATTTACTACAAGCACAGCAAAAGGGCATTAGCAAAAATAGAATCTATATGGTAGGTGATACGATGTTAGACATACAAGCAGCGCAAAATGCGGGGATTAAGGCTGTAGGTGTGCTATGTGGGTTTGGCATAGAGGCGGATATGAGGGCGTCTAATGTGCCTTTGTATGCAAATCCTTTGATGGCAGTAGATTATATTGCGCAAAAATGTAGCATTTAG
- a CDS encoding HAD family hydrolase, with translation MREKAHIILFDLDGTLVDSTQAIYASFCESFKAMGQIPPSFESVKQYIGHTLEDMFLAHNVSSLQVESYVQHYRNCYRKLMEEGTHLLPYVKDALKRAYEFASLGVVTTKRGGFLTYFIRKSWCMEIF, from the coding sequence TTGAGGGAAAAAGCGCATATTATACTTTTTGATTTAGATGGCACACTTGTAGATTCTACACAGGCGATTTATGCAAGTTTTTGTGAGAGTTTTAAGGCAATGGGGCAAATTCCTCCATCATTTGAATCTGTGAAGCAATATATTGGGCATACATTGGAGGATATGTTTTTAGCGCATAATGTTTCATCCTTGCAAGTTGAGAGCTATGTGCAGCATTATAGAAACTGCTATCGTAAGCTTATGGAGGAGGGTACACATTTGCTTCCTTATGTCAAAGACGCATTGAAAAGGGCTTATGAGTTTGCCTCTCTTGGCGTGGTAACGACCAAGCGAGGGGGATTTCTCACGTATTTTATTAGAAAATCTTGGTGTATGGAAATATTTTGA
- the traF gene encoding conjugal transfer protein TraF — protein MKKQLLISAIFCVSEVCALEFGSMGNTSASMGGAGVALKSSAWGLYYNPALLAADPRVKIGYSLGIGFKEHNLAEITKIDISNMSNVAERLIETFTDTSGANAGEIKNVVTSALDSVLKASSQTPTGDVTKDLETYLQNKQGSSDYSDLAKEVMNAVQSSSALTPEQKSLLDNIAGSIDYGNLNFDSAKNNALQNITIKKGGDNGLDKAVGDISTLQEILKDNNLSVVSQNGVILQISSKTINQKLGSLGVAYFGSLYSNLSFKADPERMRLIVNGGGGYYELTDNGDNYSYKESTKDDYEKFSLIASLEGDSDTHKLVTTSFVLSEIPVGYARTFYLKYGNLNLGVSGKLMNGISTQHIIAINKGTDFEKELKDLASLDNAISSNNFGIDLGVLYELDLPKYRYLTVGLVAKNLNSPTFKSTFYDITIKPQYRMGLGYNSKFLKLAFDADLVPNDMIAFSNIKQQSQMIGGGVGFDIRAFDLRFGAMKDLKQDTGLILTAGINLLGFLDIALQSSTKVTDVDGIPIPKYLNLRVGGSFSF, from the coding sequence ATGAAAAAGCAGCTTTTAATAAGTGCTATATTTTGTGTAAGCGAGGTTTGCGCGCTAGAATTTGGCTCTATGGGAAATACAAGCGCGAGTATGGGCGGTGCAGGAGTAGCACTCAAATCCTCTGCTTGGGGCTTGTATTACAACCCTGCACTTTTAGCCGCTGACCCGCGCGTAAAAATAGGTTATTCACTTGGCATTGGTTTTAAAGAACATAATCTCGCTGAAATTACAAAGATTGACATTAGTAATATGTCAAATGTGGCTGAAAGGCTGATAGAAACTTTTACTGACACAAGCGGTGCAAATGCGGGGGAGATTAAAAATGTAGTAACAAGTGCTTTAGATAGTGTCCTTAAGGCATCAAGTCAAACTCCAACAGGCGACGTAACAAAAGATTTAGAAACTTATTTGCAAAATAAACAAGGTAGTAGCGATTATAGCGATTTGGCAAAAGAGGTGATGAATGCCGTTCAAAGTTCATCAGCTCTTACTCCCGAGCAAAAAAGTTTGCTTGATAATATCGCTGGAAGTATTGATTATGGCAATTTAAACTTTGATAGTGCTAAAAATAATGCGTTACAAAATATCACTATCAAAAAAGGTGGTGACAATGGGCTTGATAAGGCGGTGGGGGATATAAGCACTTTGCAAGAGATTCTTAAAGATAATAATTTAAGCGTGGTTAGCCAAAATGGCGTGATTTTGCAAATCTCAAGTAAGACAATCAATCAAAAGCTTGGTTCACTTGGTGTAGCCTATTTTGGTTCTTTATATTCTAATCTCTCTTTCAAGGCAGACCCCGAACGTATGCGGCTTATCGTTAATGGAGGCGGGGGCTACTATGAACTTACAGATAATGGCGATAATTATAGCTATAAAGAATCTACAAAAGATGATTATGAGAAGTTTTCACTTATTGCTTCATTAGAGGGCGACAGTGATACCCATAAGCTCGTGACTACGAGCTTTGTGCTATCTGAAATCCCTGTGGGCTATGCGCGGACATTTTATCTTAAATATGGGAATTTGAATCTAGGCGTAAGTGGAAAACTAATGAATGGCATTAGTACACAGCATATTATTGCTATTAATAAAGGCACTGACTTTGAAAAAGAGCTAAAAGATCTCGCCTCACTTGATAATGCTATCTCTTCTAATAACTTTGGGATTGATTTGGGGGTGCTATATGAGCTAGATTTGCCTAAATATCGTTATCTTACTGTAGGGCTAGTGGCTAAGAATCTCAACTCCCCTACTTTTAAATCTACATTTTATGATATTACCATAAAGCCTCAATATCGTATGGGTCTAGGCTATAACTCAAAGTTTTTAAAACTCGCCTTTGACGCGGATTTAGTCCCTAATGATATGATTGCCTTTAGTAATATTAAACAGCAAAGTCAAATGATTGGCGGGGGCGTGGGCTTTGATATTAGGGCGTTTGATTTGCGCTTTGGGGCGATGAAGGACTTAAAGCAAGATACCGGGCTTATCCTCACAGCAGGGATAAATCTCTTAGGATTCTTAGATATTGCCTTGCAATCAAGCACAAAGGTTACTGATGTAGATGGAATACCTATTCCCAAATATTTGAATCTCCGTGTGGGTGGGAGCTTTAGCTTCTAG
- a CDS encoding universal stress protein codes for MTKLLFGVSDTQECRRAISTIIRFFGHRDEIELTLLHVTPEIVVYAESGIVDYGTIENIENEKSKNILNEFELAFNKEGITCKKILKTGNPVDVVLEIINEYDLLVIGASESSLLHRIFNSHQNSFINSSPIPVLVAK; via the coding sequence ATGACAAAGCTTTTGTTTGGAGTGAGCGATACGCAAGAATGCCGCAGAGCCATTAGTACGATTATCCGTTTTTTTGGGCATAGAGATGAGATAGAGCTTACACTTTTGCACGTTACTCCCGAAATTGTCGTATATGCTGAAAGTGGGATTGTGGATTATGGCACGATAGAAAATATAGAAAATGAAAAATCAAAAAATATTTTAAATGAGTTTGAACTCGCTTTTAATAAAGAGGGCATTACTTGCAAAAAGATTCTAAAAACGGGTAATCCTGTTGATGTCGTGCTTGAAATCATCAATGAATATGATTTACTTGTAATTGGCGCGAGTGAATCTTCCCTTTTGCATAGAATCTTTAATTCTCATCAAAATAGCTTTATCAATTCCTCCCCTATCCCCGTTTTGGTGGCAAAATAA